A window from Hemicordylus capensis ecotype Gifberg chromosome 2, rHemCap1.1.pri, whole genome shotgun sequence encodes these proteins:
- the MBD4 gene encoding methyl-CpG-binding domain protein 4 isoform X2 — protein MQLISDENKEKGQLTTAAESCFDLKKEGIATIAENPIQHKEDGSIVPLGASLSHKAVPKGWEKIIKQRRSGKTVGKFDIYFMSPQGMKLRSKRALLDYFKKNGETVLKLVDFDFTAPPAQKTIQSRTQGSSTGTEWSEVQNDNSPSHILDLGLQHCEGEHLQNNTLELQINDVTLDKNSICLQDGPTIDAKSKDCCFKPQENGTVGRKIQIRKARNKSDTRNLDGEQKKRQTKRPPKKQGTVNAKKTEQKEEICAFNSDGIGEQKVCWRASRKRKIALKDELLVSKPKLEVPVKPVAAISEYKSRAEVLKCGEGSSSVATVEPVDLHIPELEELKNEVPSESQDSKFAPKVDINASQMCEEKSLTSVKEDHGRRTQVERRKTSPYFSIKLIKEAPSPPRRKAFRKWTPPRSPFNLIQETLFHDPWKLLIATIFLNRTSGKMAIPVLWEFLKKYPSPKVARTANWKEMSELLKPLGLYELRAKTIIKFSDEYLVKQWKYPIELHGIGKYGNDSYRIFCVNEWKEVQPQDHKLNIYHAWLWENHEKLNLN, from the exons ATGCAGTTGATCAGTGATGAGAACAAAGAGAAGGGTCagctgacaacagcagcagaaagCTGTTTTGATCTCAAGAAAGAAGGTATTGCGACTATTGCAGAAAATCCAATTCAGCATAAAGAGGATGGATCAATTGTGCCTTTAGGTGCTTCCCTATCTCACAAAGCTGTTCCAAAAGGATGGGAGAAGATAATAAAGCAAAGGCGGTCTGGCAAAACTGTAGGAAAATTTGACATTTATTTTATGAG TCCTCAAGGAATGAAGCTCAGATCTAAACGTGCTCTTTTGGATTACTTTAAAAAGAATGGAGAGACTGTTCTTAAATTAGTGGATTTTGATTTTactgctcctcctgctcagaaGACTATACAATCAAGAACACAAGGATCTAGCACAGGAACTGAGTGGTCAGAAGTACAGAATGACAACTCTCCTAGCCATATTCTAGATCTCGGATTGCAACATTGTGAAggggaacatctgcaaaataaTACTTTGGAATTGCAAATTAATGATGTAACGTTGGATAAAAATTCCATCTGTTTGCAGGATGGTCCCACTATTGATGCTAAATCAAAGGACTGTTGTTTTAAACCTCAAGAAAATGGTACAGTTGGAAGAAAGATTCAGATTAGGAAAGCTAGAAACAAGTCAGATACTAGGAATTTGGATGGTGAGCAAAAGAAAAGACAGACAAAACGGCCACCTAAAAAACAAGGAACTGTGAATGCTAAAAAAACTGaacaaaaagaagaaatatgTGCTTTTAACAGTGATGGTATTGGAGAGCAGAAAGTGTGCTGGAGAGCCTCAAGAAAAAGGAAAATAGCCTTGAAAGATGAGCTTCTGGTTTCTAAACCAAAGTTGGAGGTGCCTGTTAAACCAGTTGCAGCTATCTCAGAATACAAGTCAAGAGCAgaagttttaaaatgtggtgagGGATCTAGTAGTGTAGCCACTGTAGAACCAGTTGATCTACATATTCCAGAACTGGAAGAGCTGAAAAATGAGGTGCCTTCAGAGAGCCAAGATTCAAAGTTTGCTCCCAAGGTGGACATTAATGCTTCACAAATGTGTGAAGAGAAAAGTTTAACATCAGTAAAAG AGGACCATGGTCGAAGAACCCAAGTGGAACGAAGAAAAACCAGcccatatttttcaattaaattaATCAAAGAAG ctccAAGCCCACCTAGAAGGAAGGCCTTTCGAAAATGGACTCCACCTCGTTCTCCTTTTAACTTGATCCAAGAAACACTTTTTCATGATCCATGGAAGCTTCTGATTGCAACCATATTTCTGAATAGGACCTCAG GCAAGATGGCCATCCCTGTACTGTGGGAATTCTTGAAGAAATACCCTTCACCTAAAGTAGCAAGAACTGCCAACTGGAAGGAAATGTCAGAACTGCTTAAACCTCTTGGCCTGTATGAACTCAGAGCAAAGACCATCATCAAATTCTCAG ATGAGTATTTGGTCAAACAGTGGAAGTATCCTATTGAGCTGCATGGGATCGGAAAATATGGAAACGATTCTTACAGGATCTTCTGTGTCAATGAGTGGAAAGAG GTACAGCCACAAGACCATAAGCTGAATATTTATCATGCCTGGCTTTGGGAAAACCATGAAAAACTGAATCTTAATTAA
- the MBD4 gene encoding methyl-CpG-binding domain protein 4 isoform X1, whose amino-acid sequence MSIQEAKEQRLGSDISNMQLISDENKEKGQLTTAAESCFDLKKEGIATIAENPIQHKEDGSIVPLGASLSHKAVPKGWEKIIKQRRSGKTVGKFDIYFMSPQGMKLRSKRALLDYFKKNGETVLKLVDFDFTAPPAQKTIQSRTQGSSTGTEWSEVQNDNSPSHILDLGLQHCEGEHLQNNTLELQINDVTLDKNSICLQDGPTIDAKSKDCCFKPQENGTVGRKIQIRKARNKSDTRNLDGEQKKRQTKRPPKKQGTVNAKKTEQKEEICAFNSDGIGEQKVCWRASRKRKIALKDELLVSKPKLEVPVKPVAAISEYKSRAEVLKCGEGSSSVATVEPVDLHIPELEELKNEVPSESQDSKFAPKVDINASQMCEEKSLTSVKEDHGRRTQVERRKTSPYFSIKLIKEAPSPPRRKAFRKWTPPRSPFNLIQETLFHDPWKLLIATIFLNRTSGKMAIPVLWEFLKKYPSPKVARTANWKEMSELLKPLGLYELRAKTIIKFSDEYLVKQWKYPIELHGIGKYGNDSYRIFCVNEWKEVQPQDHKLNIYHAWLWENHEKLNLN is encoded by the exons ATGTCAATTCAGGAAGCAAAAGAGCAGCGTCTGGGCAG TGATATAAGCAATATGCAGTTGATCAGTGATGAGAACAAAGAGAAGGGTCagctgacaacagcagcagaaagCTGTTTTGATCTCAAGAAAGAAGGTATTGCGACTATTGCAGAAAATCCAATTCAGCATAAAGAGGATGGATCAATTGTGCCTTTAGGTGCTTCCCTATCTCACAAAGCTGTTCCAAAAGGATGGGAGAAGATAATAAAGCAAAGGCGGTCTGGCAAAACTGTAGGAAAATTTGACATTTATTTTATGAG TCCTCAAGGAATGAAGCTCAGATCTAAACGTGCTCTTTTGGATTACTTTAAAAAGAATGGAGAGACTGTTCTTAAATTAGTGGATTTTGATTTTactgctcctcctgctcagaaGACTATACAATCAAGAACACAAGGATCTAGCACAGGAACTGAGTGGTCAGAAGTACAGAATGACAACTCTCCTAGCCATATTCTAGATCTCGGATTGCAACATTGTGAAggggaacatctgcaaaataaTACTTTGGAATTGCAAATTAATGATGTAACGTTGGATAAAAATTCCATCTGTTTGCAGGATGGTCCCACTATTGATGCTAAATCAAAGGACTGTTGTTTTAAACCTCAAGAAAATGGTACAGTTGGAAGAAAGATTCAGATTAGGAAAGCTAGAAACAAGTCAGATACTAGGAATTTGGATGGTGAGCAAAAGAAAAGACAGACAAAACGGCCACCTAAAAAACAAGGAACTGTGAATGCTAAAAAAACTGaacaaaaagaagaaatatgTGCTTTTAACAGTGATGGTATTGGAGAGCAGAAAGTGTGCTGGAGAGCCTCAAGAAAAAGGAAAATAGCCTTGAAAGATGAGCTTCTGGTTTCTAAACCAAAGTTGGAGGTGCCTGTTAAACCAGTTGCAGCTATCTCAGAATACAAGTCAAGAGCAgaagttttaaaatgtggtgagGGATCTAGTAGTGTAGCCACTGTAGAACCAGTTGATCTACATATTCCAGAACTGGAAGAGCTGAAAAATGAGGTGCCTTCAGAGAGCCAAGATTCAAAGTTTGCTCCCAAGGTGGACATTAATGCTTCACAAATGTGTGAAGAGAAAAGTTTAACATCAGTAAAAG AGGACCATGGTCGAAGAACCCAAGTGGAACGAAGAAAAACCAGcccatatttttcaattaaattaATCAAAGAAG ctccAAGCCCACCTAGAAGGAAGGCCTTTCGAAAATGGACTCCACCTCGTTCTCCTTTTAACTTGATCCAAGAAACACTTTTTCATGATCCATGGAAGCTTCTGATTGCAACCATATTTCTGAATAGGACCTCAG GCAAGATGGCCATCCCTGTACTGTGGGAATTCTTGAAGAAATACCCTTCACCTAAAGTAGCAAGAACTGCCAACTGGAAGGAAATGTCAGAACTGCTTAAACCTCTTGGCCTGTATGAACTCAGAGCAAAGACCATCATCAAATTCTCAG ATGAGTATTTGGTCAAACAGTGGAAGTATCCTATTGAGCTGCATGGGATCGGAAAATATGGAAACGATTCTTACAGGATCTTCTGTGTCAATGAGTGGAAAGAG GTACAGCCACAAGACCATAAGCTGAATATTTATCATGCCTGGCTTTGGGAAAACCATGAAAAACTGAATCTTAATTAA